The following are from one region of the Streptomyces fradiae genome:
- a CDS encoding sugar ABC transporter permease: protein MSRDRKAGGNERPQNDTTPAPAPEAVPAVDSRLIAREEGVRGYLNEFRRKMRSGELGSLPVVIAVIIIWTVFGSLDSTFLSAQNLSDLSQQIVGTGMIAVGIVFVLLLGEIDLSVGSVSGLCAAIFAVLNVNNGMNQWLAVLVAVAGGAAVGLIQGFFFAKVGVPAFVVTLAGNLAWNGLMLQVLGSTGTVNIPSDTIVAEMYSTIFHSPATAYITAAVGVGLFLLASLLDARRRQAARVPFRPIAEIVLRTVVIAAIAFVAAYILNQYQGLPLALLIFLILLVVLDFVLRRTRYGRQIFAVGGNIEGARRAGISVPFVRMSVFTIAGTMAAVGGLFLAGQIQSASQTSGGGNLLMNVIAAAVIGGTSLFGGRGSVWSALLGALVIGSIQSGMNIMGVSNAVQFMITGSVLLAAVVVDSLSRRSQKAAGRA from the coding sequence ATGAGCCGCGACCGGAAGGCGGGCGGGAACGAGCGCCCCCAGAACGACACGACCCCGGCCCCCGCGCCCGAGGCCGTTCCCGCCGTCGACAGCCGGCTGATCGCCCGGGAGGAGGGCGTCCGCGGCTACCTCAACGAGTTCCGGCGCAAGATGCGCAGCGGCGAACTCGGCTCCCTGCCCGTCGTCATCGCCGTGATCATCATCTGGACCGTCTTCGGCAGCCTCGACAGCACCTTCCTGTCCGCGCAGAACCTCTCCGACCTCAGCCAGCAGATCGTCGGCACCGGCATGATCGCCGTCGGCATCGTCTTCGTGCTGCTGCTCGGCGAGATCGACCTGTCCGTCGGCTCCGTCAGCGGCCTGTGCGCGGCCATCTTCGCCGTGCTCAACGTCAACAACGGCATGAACCAATGGCTGGCGGTGCTCGTCGCCGTCGCCGGCGGCGCGGCGGTCGGCCTCATCCAGGGCTTCTTCTTCGCCAAGGTCGGCGTGCCCGCCTTCGTCGTCACCCTGGCCGGCAACCTCGCCTGGAACGGACTCATGCTCCAGGTGCTCGGCAGCACCGGCACCGTCAACATCCCCAGCGACACCATCGTCGCCGAGATGTACTCGACGATCTTCCACAGCCCGGCCACCGCCTACATCACGGCCGCCGTCGGCGTGGGCCTCTTCCTGCTCGCCTCGCTGCTCGACGCCCGGCGCCGGCAGGCCGCGCGGGTGCCGTTCCGGCCGATCGCCGAGATCGTGCTCCGCACGGTCGTCATCGCGGCCATCGCCTTCGTCGCCGCGTACATCCTCAACCAGTACCAGGGCCTGCCGCTCGCCCTGCTGATCTTCCTGATCCTGCTGGTCGTGCTGGACTTCGTGCTGCGCCGCACCCGCTACGGGCGGCAGATCTTCGCGGTCGGCGGCAACATCGAGGGCGCCCGGCGGGCCGGCATCAGCGTGCCCTTCGTACGGATGAGCGTCTTCACCATCGCCGGCACCATGGCCGCGGTCGGCGGCCTCTTCCTCGCCGGGCAGATCCAGTCGGCGAGCCAGACCTCCGGCGGCGGCAACCTCCTGATGAACGTCATCGCCGCCGCCGTCATCGGCGGCACCAGCCTGTTCGGCGGACGCGGCTCCGTGTGGTCCGCGCTGCTCGGCGCGCTGGTCATCGGCTCGATCCAGTCCGGCATGAACATCATGGGCGTCAGCAACGCCGTCCAGTTCATGATCACCGGTTCGGTGCTGCTCGCCGCCGTGGTCGTCGACTCCCTCTCCCGGCGCAGCCAGAAGGCCGCGGGCCGCGCCTGA
- a CDS encoding alpha/beta hydrolase family protein has translation MIAFSRAAAAALLACAVALPATTLPAHAATPAAPAASLRAAAPAVPALELPAPTGRFAVGSSVLHLVDRSRPDPWVPTADGRELMVTMHYPAARGTQGPPAPYVSEEVARTVLSGVGVTDPASVKAVAGMTAYSSLDVRPAPGRHPLVVLSPGFGMPRFTLTSLATELASRGYAVASVDHAYEASAIVVPDGRMLGCVACEALEAGRIKGADVTAARAADVRFLLDRLTGPRAAATWPYARTIDQSRVGMAGHSIGGAAAEAAMLADRRVDAGVNMDGSFWDKLPAGGLGGRPFLMLGTDDEMHRPGGVDKSWDTTWRALDGWKRWLTVSGADHFTFTDAPVIQQHFGLPAGDIPADRALAVTRAYVTAFFDRQLRGLPQPLLAGPSPLHPEVHFQQP, from the coding sequence ATGATCGCATTCAGCCGGGCGGCCGCGGCCGCCCTTCTCGCCTGTGCCGTCGCGTTACCCGCGACCACCCTGCCCGCCCACGCCGCGACGCCCGCCGCGCCCGCGGCATCCCTCCGCGCCGCCGCCCCCGCCGTACCGGCGCTGGAACTGCCCGCCCCGACCGGCCGGTTCGCGGTCGGCAGCTCCGTGCTCCATCTCGTCGACCGGTCCCGGCCCGACCCGTGGGTGCCCACGGCGGACGGCCGGGAACTGATGGTGACGATGCACTACCCGGCCGCGCGCGGGACACAGGGTCCGCCCGCTCCGTACGTCTCCGAGGAGGTCGCCCGGACCGTCCTGTCGGGCGTCGGGGTGACGGATCCGGCCTCGGTGAAGGCCGTGGCCGGGATGACGGCGTACAGCAGTCTCGACGTGCGCCCGGCACCCGGCCGGCATCCGCTGGTGGTGCTGTCGCCGGGCTTCGGGATGCCGCGCTTCACGCTGACGAGCCTGGCGACGGAGCTGGCATCGCGGGGTTACGCGGTGGCGTCCGTCGACCACGCCTACGAGGCCTCGGCGATCGTCGTCCCGGACGGGCGGATGCTCGGCTGCGTGGCCTGTGAGGCGTTGGAGGCGGGCCGGATCAAGGGGGCCGACGTGACGGCCGCGCGGGCGGCGGACGTGCGCTTCCTGCTCGACCGGCTGACCGGGCCGCGGGCCGCCGCCACCTGGCCGTACGCGCGGACCATCGACCAAAGCCGGGTCGGCATGGCCGGGCACTCGATCGGCGGGGCGGCCGCCGAGGCGGCGATGCTGGCCGACCGGCGGGTGGACGCCGGGGTGAACATGGACGGCTCGTTCTGGGACAAGCTGCCGGCCGGCGGGCTGGGCGGGCGTCCGTTCCTGATGCTGGGCACCGACGACGAGATGCACCGGCCCGGTGGCGTCGACAAGAGCTGGGACACCACCTGGCGGGCGCTCGACGGCTGGAAGCGCTGGCTGACGGTGTCCGGCGCCGACCACTTCACCTTCACCGACGCGCCGGTGATCCAGCAGCACTTCGGGCTGCCCGCCGGGGACATCCCGGCCGACCGGGCGCTCGCGGTGACCCGCGCGTATGTCACGGCCTTCTTCGACCGGCAGTTGCGCGGACTGCCGCAGCCGCTGCTCGCGGGGCCGAGCCCGCTGCATCCGGAGGTGCACTTCCAGCAGCCGTAG
- a CDS encoding antitoxin codes for MSVMDKLKQMLKGHEDQAGKGIDKAGDFVDDKTQGKYSSQVDTAQDKLKEQLGGDTGTERRDQPPPQ; via the coding sequence ATGTCCGTGATGGACAAGCTCAAGCAGATGCTCAAGGGGCACGAGGACCAGGCCGGCAAGGGCATCGACAAGGCCGGCGATTTCGTCGACGACAAGACCCAGGGCAAGTACAGCAGCCAGGTCGACACGGCCCAGGACAAGCTCAAGGAGCAACTGGGCGGCGACACCGGCACCGAGCGCCGGGACCAGCCCCCGCCGCAGTAG
- a CDS encoding SigB/SigF/SigG family RNA polymerase sigma factor — MSATASASARAPASARAPASAPAPAPASAAETRRAALAGLPEVDRPTRVSTDEAQTLSAALLVRLRELEPGTPAHAYVRNTLVELNLSLVRFAARRFRNRPEQREDIVQVGTIGLIKAIDRFDPDRGIEFSAFALPTVVGEMKRFFRDTSWAVRVPRRLQELRIDLARTSDLLEQRHGHRPSRAEVADHLHIGVAAVAEGELAARGYTARSLDVAFSEDDDTPPLVSRRLAAPEPSYDLIEDLTALKPLIARMGERDRRILSLRFGQELTQAQIGERLGLSQMHISRLLTRILDELRAGLLADDGAAVPPRHA; from the coding sequence ATGTCCGCCACCGCCTCCGCTTCCGCCCGGGCCCCCGCATCCGCCCGGGCCCCCGCATCCGCCCCGGCTCCCGCCCCCGCCTCCGCCGCCGAGACCCGGCGCGCAGCCCTCGCCGGGCTGCCCGAGGTCGACCGGCCCACCCGGGTCTCCACCGACGAGGCGCAGACCCTCTCCGCCGCCCTCCTCGTCCGGCTGCGCGAACTGGAACCCGGCACGCCCGCCCACGCGTACGTCCGCAACACCCTGGTCGAGCTCAACCTGAGCCTGGTGCGCTTCGCCGCCCGCCGCTTCCGCAACCGGCCCGAGCAGCGCGAGGACATCGTCCAGGTCGGCACCATCGGCCTGATCAAGGCCATCGACCGCTTCGACCCCGACCGCGGCATCGAGTTCTCGGCCTTCGCGCTGCCCACCGTCGTCGGCGAGATGAAGCGCTTCTTCCGGGACACCAGCTGGGCCGTACGGGTGCCCCGGCGCCTCCAGGAGCTCCGCATCGACCTGGCCAGGACGAGCGACCTCCTGGAGCAGCGGCACGGCCACCGGCCCAGCCGGGCCGAGGTCGCCGACCACCTCCACATCGGCGTGGCGGCGGTCGCCGAGGGCGAGCTCGCGGCCCGCGGCTACACCGCCCGTTCCCTGGACGTCGCGTTCTCCGAGGACGACGACACCCCGCCCCTCGTCAGCCGCCGGCTGGCCGCGCCGGAACCGTCGTACGACCTCATCGAGGACCTCACCGCGCTGAAGCCGCTCATCGCCCGAATGGGCGAACGCGACCGGCGCATCCTCTCCCTGCGCTTCGGCCAGGAACTCACCCAGGCCCAGATCGGCGAACGCCTCGGGCTCTCGCAGATGCACATCTCCCGGCTGCTCACCCGGATCCTGGACGAACTCAGGGCCGGCCTGCTCGCCGACGACGGCGCCGCCGTCCCGCCCCGCCACGCCTGA
- a CDS encoding EF-hand domain-containing protein, with amino-acid sequence MSDKARVLFDALDLDHDGTLTRAEVIAALHAKGPTLVAQGVVPAWGVGDADASSALFDEADANGDKVLSFEEFAAIVNRRFGW; translated from the coding sequence ATGAGCGACAAGGCCCGGGTTCTCTTCGACGCGCTCGATCTCGACCACGACGGCACCCTGACGCGCGCCGAGGTCATCGCCGCGCTGCACGCCAAGGGGCCGACGCTGGTCGCGCAGGGGGTGGTTCCGGCGTGGGGCGTCGGGGACGCCGACGCCTCCTCGGCGCTGTTCGACGAGGCCGACGCGAACGGCGACAAGGTGCTCAGCTTCGAGGAGTTCGCCGCGATCGTGAACCGCCGCTTCGGCTGGTGA